A single Garra rufa chromosome 9, GarRuf1.0, whole genome shotgun sequence DNA region contains:
- the rbp5 gene encoding retinol-binding protein 5, which yields MSKPNYTGIYHMVSQENFEEYLAALDVNYALRKVVCILKPSKHIEHDVNTGKMKIKTVTTFKNFDMDFTLGQEFTEDLGPVDGRKCQTTVNWDDDKLICVQRGEKDGRGWTHWLEGNLLHLEMRVQGITAKQVFKKAE from the exons ATGTCCAAACCTAATTATACTGGCATTTACCACATGGTTTCTCAGGAAAATTTTGAAGAATATCTCGCGGCTTTGG ATGTTAATTATGCATTAAGGAAAGTCGTCTGCATTCTGAAACCCAGCAAACATATTGAACACGATGTGAACACTGGCAAAATGAAGATAAAGACAGTCACCACCTTTAAGAACTTTGACATGGACTTCACATTGGGACAGGAGTTCACTGAGGACCTCGGACCAGTCGATGGCCGAAAGTGCCAG ACCACAGTGAACTGGGACGATGATAAATTGATCTGCGTGCAGCGAGGAGAGAAAGACGGCAGAGGCTGGACACACTGGCTAGAAGGAAACCTCCTCCATTTG gaGATGAGGGTTCAGGGCATCACTGCCAAGCAAGTCTTTAAGAAGGCTGAGTaa